A window of the Oscillospiraceae bacterium genome harbors these coding sequences:
- a CDS encoding class I SAM-dependent RNA methyltransferase: protein MQDFQLVAPCLLGVEGLVSRELRDMGAQNVQAQNGRVVFAGTPQMLVRANLNSRFSERIQVLMGTFPARTFDQLFEGVRALPWERWIGKDDAFPVKGHCLSSALHSVPDCQKIIKKAIVERLKQKYHVSWFQENGSVYQVQFLLMKDQVSVMLDTSGIGLHKRGYRKIAAQAPIKETLAAALVALSRVRTDANLYDPCCGSGTILIESALYAMHIAPGLQRHFTAQHWQQVPAGLWQQERERALDLVLRDAAFTAYGSDIDDEAVQLTMDNARKAGVISHIHAQKAELADFAPTTEHGCVICNPPYGERMLDLKQAEDLYHTMGQVFPARRGWNYTIICADEIFEQYFGRKADKSRKLYNGMIRCRAYMYYKHP from the coding sequence ATGCAAGATTTTCAATTAGTTGCCCCGTGTCTGCTGGGAGTCGAGGGCTTGGTAAGCCGTGAGCTGCGCGACATGGGTGCGCAGAATGTACAGGCACAAAACGGTCGTGTTGTCTTTGCGGGCACGCCGCAGATGCTGGTGCGCGCAAACCTGAATTCTCGTTTTTCAGAGCGCATTCAGGTATTGATGGGTACCTTTCCCGCGCGCACGTTTGACCAGCTGTTTGAGGGGGTGCGCGCTCTGCCGTGGGAGCGCTGGATCGGTAAAGACGACGCTTTTCCGGTAAAGGGGCACTGCCTTTCTTCTGCACTGCACAGTGTGCCGGACTGCCAGAAAATCATTAAAAAAGCTATTGTCGAGCGGCTGAAACAGAAATACCATGTTTCTTGGTTTCAGGAAAACGGCAGTGTGTACCAGGTGCAGTTCCTGCTGATGAAAGACCAGGTCAGCGTGATGCTGGATACTTCCGGAATCGGGTTGCACAAGCGCGGCTACCGTAAAATTGCCGCACAGGCACCGATCAAAGAAACGCTGGCGGCAGCTTTGGTGGCGCTGTCGCGTGTGCGCACCGACGCAAATCTGTATGACCCATGCTGCGGCTCCGGCACTATTCTGATTGAGTCTGCGCTGTATGCTATGCACATTGCGCCCGGGCTGCAGCGGCACTTTACCGCACAGCATTGGCAGCAGGTGCCCGCAGGTCTGTGGCAGCAAGAGCGTGAGCGCGCACTTGACCTTGTTCTGCGCGACGCGGCCTTTACCGCGTATGGCAGTGATATTGATGACGAGGCAGTGCAGCTGACAATGGACAACGCCCGCAAAGCGGGGGTCATTTCACATATTCACGCACAGAAAGCGGAACTTGCCGACTTTGCCCCCACCACCGAGCACGGCTGTGTCATCTGCAACCCACCCTATGGTGAGCGTATGCTGGACCTGAAGCAGGCAGAGGATTTGTACCACACTATGGGACAGGTTTTCCCGGCACGCCGAGGCTGGAATTACACCATCATCTGCGCAGATGAGATCTTTGAGCAGTATTTTGGCCGCAAAGCAGACAAAAGCCGCAAACTTTACAACGGCATGATTCGCTGCCGCGCATATATGTACTATAAGCATCCATAA
- a CDS encoding co-chaperone GroES has translation MTIKPLSDRILIKMEAAEETTKSGIILTGSAKEKPQIADVIAVGPGGVVDGKEVKMTLKAGDRVLTSKYAGTEVKVDGEDYTIVRQSDVLAVVE, from the coding sequence ATGACAATCAAACCTTTGTCCGACAGAATCCTGATTAAAATGGAAGCTGCAGAAGAGACCACAAAAAGCGGCATTATCCTGACCGGCTCTGCTAAAGAGAAACCGCAGATCGCCGACGTTATCGCAGTTGGCCCCGGCGGAGTAGTGGACGGCAAGGAAGTTAAAATGACCCTGAAGGCCGGCGACCGCGTGCTGACCAGCAAATACGCTGGCACCGAGGTCAAGGTCGACGGCGAGGACTACACCATTGTGCGGCAGTCCGATGTTCTTGCAGTTGTTGAATAA
- the groL gene encoding chaperonin GroEL (60 kDa chaperone family; promotes refolding of misfolded polypeptides especially under stressful conditions; forms two stacked rings of heptamers to form a barrel-shaped 14mer; ends can be capped by GroES; misfolded proteins enter the barrel where they are refolded when GroES binds), translating into MSKQIIYGEDARKSLMNGVDKLSDTVKITLGPKGRNVVLDKKYGAPLITNDGVTIAKEIELDDPYENMGAQLVKEVATKTNDVAGDGTTTATVLAQALIHEGMKNVTAGANPMEIRSGMQEAVDTAVEAIKKNSQAVKGKDDIARVATVSSSSPFVGNLIADAMEKVTNDGVITIEESKTADTYSEVVEGMMFDRGYVSPYLVTDTDKMICELDDPYIIITDKKVSAFQEILPLLEKIVNTGKKFLIIADDVEGDALTNLLLNKLRGTLNFCAVKAPGFGDRRKEMLQDIATLTGGQVISSDLGVEFKDVELNMLGRARQVKIDKENTIIVDGSGDKQAIKDRVEQIRAQISETTSEFDREKLQERLAKLAGGVAVIKVGAATEVEMKEKKLRIEDALNSTKAAVEEGIVAGGGTALVNAIPAVKKLLTAKTGDEKTGVSIVLKALEEPVRQIAANAGVEGSVILENIKKANKVGYGYNAANDQYGDMLEFGVVDPTKVTRSALQNAASVAEIVLTTESLVTDKPEPKAPAAPAADPSMGGGMY; encoded by the coding sequence ATGTCTAAACAGATTATTTACGGCGAAGACGCACGCAAGTCTCTGATGAATGGCGTCGACAAGCTTTCTGATACTGTAAAAATTACCCTTGGCCCGAAGGGCCGCAACGTTGTGCTTGACAAAAAGTATGGCGCACCGCTTATCACAAACGATGGCGTGACCATCGCTAAGGAAATCGAGCTGGACGATCCCTATGAGAACATGGGCGCACAGCTGGTAAAGGAAGTTGCAACAAAGACAAACGATGTCGCAGGCGACGGCACCACAACTGCAACTGTACTGGCACAGGCTCTTATCCATGAGGGCATGAAGAATGTTACCGCCGGCGCAAATCCGATGGAAATCCGCAGCGGCATGCAGGAAGCTGTCGATACAGCAGTTGAGGCTATTAAAAAGAACAGCCAGGCTGTAAAGGGCAAAGACGATATCGCCCGTGTTGCAACCGTTTCTTCTTCCAGCCCATTTGTTGGCAACCTGATTGCTGACGCAATGGAAAAGGTCACCAACGACGGCGTCATCACCATTGAAGAATCCAAGACTGCTGATACCTACAGCGAAGTCGTGGAAGGCATGATGTTTGACCGCGGCTATGTTTCTCCTTATCTGGTAACAGATACAGACAAAATGATCTGCGAGCTGGATGATCCTTATATCATCATCACCGATAAAAAGGTTTCGGCATTCCAGGAAATCCTGCCTCTGCTCGAAAAGATTGTTAACACCGGCAAGAAGTTCCTGATTATTGCCGACGATGTTGAGGGCGATGCACTGACCAACCTGCTGCTCAACAAACTGCGCGGCACACTTAACTTCTGTGCAGTAAAGGCGCCGGGCTTTGGCGACCGCCGCAAGGAAATGCTACAGGATATCGCTACTCTGACCGGCGGCCAGGTTATCAGCTCTGACTTGGGCGTTGAGTTCAAGGACGTTGAGCTCAACATGCTGGGCCGCGCACGTCAGGTTAAGATCGACAAAGAAAACACTATCATTGTCGACGGCAGCGGCGACAAGCAGGCTATTAAGGACCGCGTTGAGCAGATCCGCGCTCAGATTTCCGAGACAACTTCTGAGTTCGACCGCGAAAAGCTGCAGGAGCGCCTGGCAAAACTGGCCGGCGGCGTAGCAGTTATCAAGGTCGGTGCTGCAACCGAAGTAGAAATGAAAGAAAAGAAGCTGCGCATTGAAGATGCTCTTAACTCCACAAAGGCTGCTGTTGAAGAGGGCATTGTCGCTGGCGGCGGCACTGCACTGGTTAACGCAATCCCGGCAGTTAAGAAGCTGCTTACAGCAAAGACAGGCGACGAGAAGACAGGTGTATCCATTGTGCTGAAAGCACTGGAAGAGCCGGTACGTCAGATTGCTGCAAACGCCGGTGTCGAGGGTTCTGTAATCCTTGAAAACATCAAGAAGGCAAACAAGGTTGGCTATGGCTACAACGCAGCCAATGACCAGTATGGCGATATGCTGGAGTTTGGCGTTGTTGACCCAACCAAGGTTACCCGCTCTGCTCTGCAGAACGCTGCTTCTGTTGCAGAAATCGTTCTGACCACTGAATCTCTGGTAACTGACAAGCCGGAACCGAAGGCCCCTGCTGCGCCGGCTGCTGACCCGAGCATGGGCGGCGGAATGTACTAA
- the mraZ gene encoding division/cell wall cluster transcriptional repressor MraZ, translating into MLIGEYQHNIDAKGRIIVPSKFREDLGEHFYVAKGLDHCLFVFSPQEWDRLQQKVSAMPISKARGLQRFFFSGAAEVTPDKQGRILIPQPLRDHANLTKDVTFIGASSRAEIWNTDAWNAFNENLTEENIAQAMDELDL; encoded by the coding sequence ATGCTGATCGGTGAGTATCAACATAATATTGACGCCAAGGGGCGCATAATTGTGCCTTCCAAATTCCGTGAGGATTTGGGAGAGCATTTTTATGTTGCTAAGGGCTTAGACCACTGTCTGTTTGTCTTTTCCCCACAGGAATGGGACAGGCTGCAGCAAAAGGTGAGCGCTATGCCAATCAGCAAGGCGCGCGGCCTGCAGCGTTTCTTCTTTTCCGGTGCGGCGGAAGTAACCCCCGACAAGCAGGGACGTATTTTAATTCCACAGCCGCTGCGCGACCACGCAAACCTGACAAAAGACGTTACCTTTATCGGCGCCTCCAGTCGAGCAGAAATATGGAATACCGATGCGTGGAATGCTTTTAATGAAAATTTGACAGAAGAAAACATTGCACAGGCTATGGACGAGCTGGACTTGTAA
- the rsmH gene encoding 16S rRNA (cytosine(1402)-N(4))-methyltransferase RsmH, giving the protein MEFTHIPVLYRETIESLAVQPDGRYIDGTAGGGGHSSAILAKLTGTGRLLSIDRDPDAIAACKERFAGNSHSVLRQGNFSEMLQLAKDADMLPVNGVLLDLGVSSHQLDDAERGFSYHQDASLDMRMSQSGPSAKDLVNTLSWQELAEIFTKYGEERFSARIAQHIVHERSKKPIETTCQLAEIVKESIPAAARRHGGHHPARKTFQALRIAVNGELDALQDGLTAAFEALAPGGRLCVITFQSLEDRIVKHQMAEWCRGCTCPPDFPVCVCGKTPRAELVYHKGLVPSEEEQTKNPRSRSARLRVCTKL; this is encoded by the coding sequence ATGGAGTTTACGCATATCCCCGTTTTGTACCGCGAAACGATTGAAAGTCTTGCGGTACAGCCGGACGGGCGCTATATTGACGGAACAGCGGGCGGCGGCGGTCACAGCAGCGCCATCCTTGCCAAGCTGACCGGCACTGGCCGTCTGCTTTCCATTGACCGTGACCCTGACGCGATTGCCGCCTGCAAAGAACGTTTTGCAGGTAACTCGCACAGTGTGCTTCGGCAGGGCAATTTTTCTGAAATGCTGCAGCTTGCAAAAGATGCGGACATGCTTCCTGTAAACGGGGTGTTGCTTGACCTCGGTGTTTCTTCTCACCAGTTAGACGATGCTGAGCGCGGCTTTTCCTATCATCAGGATGCATCGCTGGATATGCGCATGAGTCAGTCCGGCCCAAGTGCCAAGGATTTGGTAAACACCCTTTCATGGCAGGAGCTGGCTGAGATTTTCACCAAATACGGCGAAGAGCGCTTTTCAGCACGCATTGCACAGCACATTGTACATGAGCGCAGCAAAAAGCCGATTGAAACGACCTGCCAGCTTGCGGAAATTGTAAAGGAAAGCATTCCTGCGGCAGCTAGGCGCCACGGTGGACATCATCCGGCACGCAAAACTTTTCAGGCACTGCGCATTGCAGTGAATGGGGAGCTGGACGCTTTGCAGGACGGCCTGACTGCTGCATTTGAGGCACTTGCCCCGGGCGGGCGGCTATGTGTCATCACGTTTCAGTCGCTGGAGGATCGCATTGTCAAGCACCAGATGGCCGAGTGGTGCCGCGGCTGTACCTGCCCGCCGGATTTTCCGGTTTGCGTATGCGGCAAAACACCGCGCGCAGAGCTTGTGTATCACAAAGGGCTGGTGCCAAGCGAAGAGGAACAGACCAAGAATCCACGCAGCCGCAGTGCCCGCCTGCGAGTTTGTACAAAATTGTAA
- a CDS encoding PASTA domain-containing protein produces MAKGTTSRIWRRTTIVLVVLIVLGFGTVLFSLVKLQLVDGEKLKSQAVENQLKDTTITAQRGTIYDCNMKKLAQSATVWKVALAPAEIYANTEKKTAAQQKTIAAQEEGVAECLNQALGLDKNTVLNALRNHKSSYWQVVASKVETDQKSKIVAYEEKFYNENNKKISISGIIDLVEDYKRYYPYGDFASSVLGFTNNDGTGVEGLEAEYNSQLAGVNGRVIAAKSATQTDMPFQYQQKVKAQNGSSLVLTIDEVVQHSLEKYLDEGAKLNKVGNRACAILMNVKTGEILGMSTRGGFDANSVLAESVAEEGTFDPNNPRVLTASEKARVAKLSKDKQAAATLAALQQKWRNKCVSDTYMPGSVFKMCTASMGLEEGVVTESTPFYCSGSIDVEGTQIHCWKSGGHGSETFEEAVLNSCNPQFATLGLELGNHTFFKYFEGFGFTKATGIDLPGEPTSYSYYKAEELNKVSLAVEAFGQNFKITPVQMITACAAVANGGYLVQPHVVKEIVDADGNIVKTASTTTKRQVISTSTSKRVAAILQKDAVAGTAKNGYIPGYRIAGKTGTSEKVDKDNQLKAKTGTKGSYYVASYCGFAPADDPQYALLVFCDEPNGSSYYGNSVSGPIFNKIMTEVLPYLGVEPKYTSEEQQKLAVKTPDTTGKTVAQAKTAIAAANGELKVHVYGNGSTVIQQLPTANSSIPRGGTVALFTSEDSCSQTVTVPNFINGSNNISTVESLASESGLNISVSGISTTDSTTSAVAISQSVAAGQKVQPGTVITVTFAEQSNSG; encoded by the coding sequence ATGGCAAAAGGCACAACGTCAAGAATATGGCGCCGCACAACCATCGTGCTGGTGGTGCTCATTGTGCTTGGCTTTGGCACAGTGCTTTTCAGCCTGGTCAAACTGCAGCTGGTGGATGGCGAAAAGCTGAAGTCACAGGCAGTGGAAAATCAGCTGAAAGACACCACGATCACGGCCCAGCGCGGCACAATTTACGATTGCAACATGAAAAAACTGGCGCAAAGCGCTACAGTATGGAAAGTTGCACTGGCTCCGGCAGAAATTTACGCCAATACAGAAAAGAAAACGGCTGCGCAGCAAAAAACGATTGCCGCGCAGGAAGAGGGCGTTGCCGAGTGCCTAAACCAGGCGCTTGGCCTAGACAAAAATACGGTCTTAAATGCCCTGCGCAATCATAAGAGTTCTTACTGGCAGGTCGTTGCTAGTAAAGTAGAAACTGACCAGAAAAGTAAAATCGTTGCCTATGAAGAAAAATTCTATAACGAAAACAATAAAAAAATCAGCATTTCCGGCATTATCGATTTGGTAGAGGATTATAAACGATATTACCCCTACGGCGATTTTGCCAGCAGTGTACTGGGCTTTACCAACAACGACGGCACCGGTGTTGAGGGGCTTGAGGCTGAGTACAACAGCCAGCTGGCCGGTGTAAATGGCCGCGTGATTGCGGCAAAAAGCGCTACGCAAACCGATATGCCCTTTCAGTATCAGCAGAAAGTAAAGGCACAGAACGGCTCTTCTCTGGTTTTGACGATTGACGAGGTTGTACAGCATTCTCTAGAAAAATACCTGGATGAGGGCGCAAAACTCAATAAGGTGGGCAACCGCGCCTGCGCTATTTTAATGAACGTAAAGACCGGCGAAATTTTAGGCATGTCCACGCGCGGCGGCTTTGATGCCAACAGCGTGCTTGCAGAGAGCGTTGCCGAAGAGGGTACTTTTGACCCCAACAATCCGCGTGTGCTGACTGCCAGCGAAAAAGCGCGTGTTGCAAAGCTGTCGAAAGACAAACAGGCCGCCGCCACTTTGGCTGCCTTACAGCAAAAGTGGCGAAACAAGTGTGTCAGTGATACCTACATGCCTGGTTCCGTTTTCAAGATGTGTACGGCTTCTATGGGCCTGGAAGAGGGCGTTGTTACAGAGAGCACGCCTTTCTATTGCAGCGGTTCTATTGATGTGGAGGGTACGCAGATTCACTGCTGGAAATCCGGCGGGCATGGTTCAGAAACATTTGAGGAAGCAGTGCTGAATTCCTGCAACCCGCAGTTTGCAACACTGGGCCTGGAGCTTGGCAACCACACTTTCTTTAAGTACTTTGAAGGCTTTGGCTTTACGAAAGCGACAGGCATTGACCTGCCCGGTGAACCGACTAGCTACAGCTACTATAAGGCGGAGGAACTCAATAAAGTTTCTCTGGCTGTTGAGGCATTTGGCCAGAACTTTAAAATTACACCGGTACAGATGATTACGGCCTGCGCGGCCGTGGCAAACGGCGGCTATTTGGTACAGCCGCATGTGGTAAAAGAAATTGTCGATGCGGATGGCAATATTGTCAAGACAGCGTCAACAACCACGAAGCGGCAGGTTATTTCAACCAGTACCAGCAAACGTGTGGCGGCTATCCTGCAAAAGGATGCCGTTGCCGGTACCGCGAAAAATGGCTACATACCCGGCTACCGCATTGCCGGCAAGACCGGTACCAGTGAAAAAGTAGATAAAGATAATCAGCTGAAAGCAAAGACCGGTACCAAGGGCAGCTACTATGTTGCTTCTTACTGCGGCTTTGCGCCGGCGGATGACCCACAGTATGCGCTGCTGGTTTTCTGCGATGAACCAAACGGCAGCAGCTATTATGGCAACTCTGTTTCGGGCCCGATTTTCAATAAGATTATGACAGAAGTACTGCCTTACCTCGGGGTAGAGCCGAAATACACCAGTGAAGAGCAGCAGAAACTGGCTGTGAAGACACCGGATACAACCGGCAAAACCGTGGCGCAGGCAAAAACAGCGATTGCCGCCGCAAATGGCGAGCTGAAAGTGCATGTTTACGGCAATGGCAGCACGGTCATACAGCAGCTGCCGACAGCAAATTCCAGCATTCCGCGCGGTGGCACAGTGGCGCTGTTTACCAGTGAAGACAGCTGCAGCCAAACCGTGACTGTGCCGAACTTTATCAACGGCAGCAACAATATCAGCACCGTGGAAAGTTTAGCTTCGGAATCCGGACTGAATATTTCAGTTTCCGGTATTTCCACTACTGACAGCACCACAAGTGCAGTAGCAATTTCGCAAAGTGTGGCCGCTGGGCAGAAAGTACAGCCTGGTACCGTCATTACGGTGACCTTTGCAGAGCAAAGCAACTCGGGTTGA